In Planctomycetota bacterium, the genomic window TGTTTCGAGGGGCCGGATACCGAGCTTAACAAGACCAATATCTGCCAGCCGGCGATTCTTATCATGAGCCTGGTTTCCCTGGCGGTCTGGAACGAAAAAGACGGCGACCCCGATAACCCTATCGTCCCGCGGAACGAAGCGGAGCGGGGCAAAGAAATAATTTCCTCTTACGACGCCTCAGCGGGCTTAAGCCTGGGTGAATACACGGCGCTGGCCGCCAACGGCGCGCTTTCTTTCGAGGATGCCGTCCATATCGTCGAGCGGCGCGGGACTTTCATGCAGGAAGCTTGCGACCAACACCCCAGCGGAATGGTTTCCGTCATAGGATTGGAGCGAGCCAAGCTCGAAGAAATCTGCAAAACAGCCTCGGCCAAAGGCGGAGTGGTAAATATCGCCAATCTCAACTCACCCGGACAGATTGCTATTTCCGGGGACAACGAAACCTTAAAAACCGCTTCGGAAATGGCAAAGGCAGCTGGGGCACGCAAAGTCATCCCTTTAAAAGTAGCCGGCGCTTTCCATTCGGCATTGATGAAACCGGCCGAGGAA contains:
- a CDS encoding ACP S-malonyltransferase, with the translated sequence MKTAFLFPGQGAQFVGMGKDLYENHPVARRMFDKANQIVEFDIAKICFEGPDTELNKTNICQPAILIMSLVSLAVWNEKDGDPDNPIVPRNEAERGKEIISSYDASAGLSLGEYTALAANGALSFEDAVHIVERRGTFMQEACDQHPSGMVSVIGLERAKLEEICKTASAKGGVVNIANLNSPGQIAISGDNETLKTASEMAKAAGARKVIPLKVAGAFHSALMKPAEEKLKIELDKIKINTITKPVISNVTADYVRTPDEIKRCLARQVTSPVLWEDSMRRLVKEGVKEFYEIGPGNVLTGLMQRIDSTVTCRKV